A single window of Pogona vitticeps strain Pit_001003342236 chromosome 11, PviZW2.1, whole genome shotgun sequence DNA harbors:
- the LOC144584516 gene encoding uncharacterized protein LOC144584516 — protein MGSECSQVEEEEEEWSSCPQLQRQLPCKDMWLVCSRCVTLFLPHRVSPLFVRPAPAAPRGCSGCKAGGRPGLRWTLPRSYRGRRLGVVLSVSSFTRMQSFIVHLRHPATSRNDRIQKGQRDMASCLQSPSQLGFESRGGDS, from the exons ATGGGCTCAGAGTGCTctcaggtggaggaggaggaggaggagtggtcATCATGTCCCCAGTTGCAGAGGCAGCTGCCATGCAAAGACATGTGGCTAGTCTGCA gccggtgcgtcacacttttccttccccaccgtgtctccccattatttgtccggcctgcccctgcggcacccagaggctgttccggctgcaaggccggtggcaggcccggcctgcgctggacgctgccccgctcctaccggggacggcggctgg gtgtcgttctttcagtgagctcgttcacgcggatgcagagcttcatcgttcatttacgccaccctgcaacctcgaggaacgaccggatccagaaaggtcagcgg gacatggcgagctgtctccagtctccctcccagctcgggttcgagtcccgaggtggtgattcctga